The following proteins come from a genomic window of Malus sylvestris chromosome 4, drMalSylv7.2, whole genome shotgun sequence:
- the LOC126619296 gene encoding tetrapyrrole-binding protein, chloroplastic — protein MAAKSFQSIRHNHHSLLLHHHHIDNAPSTFFLKPTTTNTLTSPLSHHSLFSTKTFSISATTSFSTPSSSTQSTSFDLLEQHLSAQNFREADEETRRLLIVLAGEQAQKRGYVFFSEVQFISEADLQAIDALWRQHSNNKFGYSVQKKIYDKVGDDFTKFFIKLGWMKKLDTEVLQYNYRAFPGEFIWELNESTPEGHLPLTNALRGTQLLKSILSHPAFKPTEEEVLLAKAAAEAEGNIGVTGLKGFMDGSKSKRVLKSDYSF, from the coding sequence atggcAGCCAAGTCTTTCCAATCCATACGCCACAATCACCACTCactcctcctccaccaccaccatataGACAATGCTCCCTCCACCTTCTTCCTTAAACCCACCACCACAAACACCCTAACTTCTCCTCTCTCTcatcactctctcttctccaCCAAAACTTTCTCAATCTCCGCCACCACATCATTCTCCACACCATCTTCCTCCACCCAATCCACCTCCTTCGACCTCCTAGAACAACACCTCTCCGCCCAAAACTTCCGCGAAGCCGACGAGGAGACCCGCCGCCTCCTCATCGTCCTCGCCGGAGAACAAGCCCAAAAGCGAGGCTACGTCTTCTTCTCCGAGGTCCAGTTCATCTCCGAAGCCGACCTCCAAGCCATCGACGCCCTATGGAGACAGCACAGCAACAACAAATTCGGGTACAGCGTCCAGAAAAAAATTTACGACAAGGTAGGCGACGACTTCACCAAGTTCTTCATCAAGTTAGGGTGGATGAAGAAGCTTGACACAGAAGTTTTGCAATACAACTATAGAGCTTTTCCCGGTGAGTTCATCTGGGAGCTCAATGAGAGCACTCCAGAGGGTCATCTGCCATTGACAAATGCTTTGAGAGGTACCCAGTTGCTTAAAAGCATTTTAAGCCATCCAGCTTTCAAGCCCACTGAAGAAGAAGTGCTTCTAGCAAAAGCTGCTGCTGAAGCCGAAGGTAACATTGGAGTTACAGGTTTGAAGGGTTTCATGGATGGCTCCAAAAGCAAAAGAGTGCTCAAATCAGATTATAGCTTTTAA